A genomic window from Tolypothrix sp. PCC 7910 includes:
- a CDS encoding FAD-dependent oxidoreductase, whose amino-acid sequence MQQDKKPISKNIVLIGGGHSHAILLRMFGMQPLPSVHLSLITMNSDTPYSGMLPGHIAGFYTHEQCHIDLQALAKFAQAKLYIDQVVGLDLQNNQVICANHSPIDFDVLSVDIGSTPATISVSDGTEYVIPAKPVSKLLEHWYEFLKSVKENPQKQIKIAIAGGGAGGVELALAMQAHLQQIVAQSGLLEVHLFQRDRELMPKHHYSVRQLVQQILTQRGIQIHLGETVTQVAPLGDREKSEVLQIKCKSGLTVECNKIFWVTQASAPQWLKTTGLGTDEQGFILVDDTLRSLTHPHIFTTGDIATMVNHPRPKAGVFAVRQGKPLFENLRRCLLGKPLKPYIPQKQYLNLIGTGDGKAIATRGAFTLPPHELLWLWKDWLDRRFMQRFSRG is encoded by the coding sequence ATACAGCAAGATAAAAAGCCTATATCGAAAAACATAGTATTAATTGGTGGTGGTCACAGCCATGCAATACTGTTGAGAATGTTTGGTATGCAACCTCTACCTAGTGTGCATTTGAGTTTAATTACTATGAACTCAGATACACCTTATTCAGGAATGTTACCAGGACATATTGCTGGTTTCTATACCCACGAGCAATGCCATATTGACTTACAAGCATTAGCTAAATTTGCTCAAGCAAAATTATATATTGACCAAGTTGTTGGTTTAGATTTGCAAAACAATCAAGTAATTTGTGCTAACCACTCACCGATAGATTTTGATGTGTTATCTGTTGATATTGGTAGTACACCAGCCACAATATCTGTATCAGATGGGACAGAATATGTAATACCAGCTAAACCAGTGTCAAAACTATTAGAACATTGGTATGAATTCCTCAAAAGCGTCAAAGAAAATCCTCAAAAACAGATCAAGATTGCGATCGCAGGTGGTGGTGCTGGGGGTGTAGAGTTGGCGTTGGCGATGCAAGCACATTTACAGCAGATTGTGGCGCAGTCGGGGCTGCTGGAGGTTCATTTATTCCAACGCGATCGCGAACTTATGCCTAAGCATCATTACTCAGTGCGGCAGCTAGTTCAGCAAATTCTCACCCAACGGGGAATACAAATACATTTAGGAGAAACTGTCACTCAAGTCGCACCGTTGGGAGATAGGGAAAAGTCAGAAGTATTGCAAATTAAATGTAAATCTGGGTTGACAGTAGAGTGCAACAAAATATTCTGGGTAACCCAAGCATCTGCACCACAGTGGTTAAAAACAACGGGATTGGGAACTGATGAGCAAGGCTTTATTTTAGTAGATGACACATTGCGATCGCTCACCCACCCTCATATATTTACCACAGGTGATATTGCGACAATGGTAAATCATCCCCGTCCGAAAGCTGGGGTATTTGCTGTGCGTCAAGGTAAGCCTTTGTTTGAGAACTTGCGGCGGTGTTTACTAGGTAAGCCACTTAAACCTTATATACCCCAGAAACAATATTTGAATTTAATTGGTACAGGAGATGGAAAAGCGATCGCTACTAGAGGCGCATTTACCTTACCACCGCATGAATTATTGTGGTTGTGGAAAGATTGGCTTGATCGTCGCTTTATGCAACGCTTTAGTAGAGGATAG
- a CDS encoding TVP38/TMEM64 family protein has translation MLNFKTSFILLFVICLIATGATAYYLGGINPALIQSWLKNSGIWAPVTYVVIYVVATILVLPSTALNLTGGAIFGPWLGTFWTSVAAIVAAIASFVFARTIGHDMVAKRLAGRWQAIDAEVRAGGIYYMFAIRLVPIMPYGLVNFAAGLTSVSFKDYLVGTALGTVPGILPFVLLGSSGIKAIRTGEVLPLIGALALLGILVAGSTWYRRRRSFPSQKLNFPFRRKR, from the coding sequence ATGCTAAATTTTAAAACTAGTTTTATCTTATTGTTTGTTATTTGTCTGATTGCGACTGGAGCAACAGCCTATTATTTAGGGGGAATTAATCCTGCCTTGATTCAGTCTTGGTTGAAAAATTCTGGAATTTGGGCACCTGTGACTTATGTTGTGATTTATGTTGTTGCCACAATTCTAGTTTTGCCTTCCACGGCTCTGAATTTAACAGGGGGAGCAATTTTCGGCCCTTGGTTGGGGACGTTTTGGACGAGTGTAGCAGCAATTGTGGCGGCGATCGCTTCTTTTGTATTTGCCCGGACAATTGGGCATGATATGGTTGCTAAAAGACTGGCTGGGCGTTGGCAAGCAATTGATGCAGAAGTGCGCGCAGGTGGAATTTATTATATGTTTGCCATTCGCCTAGTTCCGATTATGCCCTATGGTTTGGTGAATTTTGCGGCTGGTTTGACTTCAGTTAGCTTTAAAGATTACTTAGTTGGCACAGCTTTAGGAACCGTACCAGGGATATTACCATTTGTTTTACTGGGTAGTTCTGGCATTAAAGCAATCCGCACCGGAGAAGTGCTACCACTGATTGGTGCTTTGGCTTTGCTGGGAATCCTCGTTGCGGGATCTACTTGGTATCGCCGTCGTCGTAGTTTTCCATCTCAGAAGTTGAATTTCCCCTTTCGTCGCAAACGTTAA
- a CDS encoding glycosyltransferase family 2 protein, protein MLPKYSFIVPIYNEEDNIEEMYRRISQVMNRMDGDVELCLVNDGSRDRSLQMMRDLHQKDPRVVYLSLARNFGHQIAVTAGLNFVRGQVVVILDADLQDPPELIPDMVEKWRQGYQIVYAQRIQRRKEGWFKRFTAFAFYRILKQLADVDIPTDTGDFCLLDRKVVDLLNSMPERNRYIRGLRAWVGFNQVAIKFERDPRFAGDVKYTFRKSLALAINGLVSFSKVPLRLSTYMGFFAALISLFMSLMVLYWRLIQPHSPLTGMAIILMAIFFLGAVQLVSIGILGEYIGRIYEEVKERPLYTLAEIAGFYDDK, encoded by the coding sequence ATGCTACCTAAGTATTCTTTTATAGTGCCGATTTATAACGAAGAAGACAACATCGAAGAAATGTATCGCCGCATTTCCCAGGTAATGAATCGGATGGATGGTGATGTAGAGTTATGTTTGGTAAATGATGGTAGCCGCGATCGCTCTTTACAAATGATGCGCGATTTACATCAAAAAGATCCGCGTGTAGTTTACTTAAGTTTGGCGCGAAATTTTGGTCATCAAATTGCTGTGACAGCGGGGCTAAATTTTGTGCGGGGACAGGTAGTTGTCATTCTCGATGCCGATTTACAAGATCCACCAGAGTTAATTCCAGACATGGTGGAAAAATGGCGACAAGGATATCAAATTGTCTATGCCCAACGCATCCAACGCCGTAAGGAAGGGTGGTTTAAGCGTTTCACAGCTTTTGCTTTTTACCGTATTCTCAAACAACTTGCAGATGTAGATATTCCCACAGATACCGGGGATTTTTGTTTATTAGATCGTAAAGTTGTAGACTTATTAAATTCAATGCCAGAACGCAACCGCTACATTCGGGGATTACGTGCTTGGGTAGGTTTTAATCAAGTAGCGATTAAGTTTGAGCGAGATCCTAGGTTTGCAGGTGATGTGAAATATACATTTCGCAAATCTCTAGCATTGGCTATTAATGGACTCGTTTCTTTTTCTAAAGTACCGCTACGATTGTCAACTTATATGGGCTTTTTCGCTGCGCTAATTTCATTGTTCATGAGTCTAATGGTTTTATACTGGCGACTTATTCAACCCCATTCTCCACTAACCGGAATGGCCATTATTTTAATGGCTATTTTCTTTTTAGGAGCAGTGCAATTAGTTAGTATTGGAATTTTGGGTGAATATATAGGGCGAATTTATGAAGAGGTAAAAGAAAGACCACTTTATACCCTGGCAGAAATCGCAGGTTTTTATGACGACAAATAA
- a CDS encoding ABC transporter substrate-binding protein: MKKTGALTTTFLATFTMLLTACGGGNSGTNVGNTSSTQTANNTGSTTNSSGAIPIGIAFAQTSNVALLGQEQVAGARIAEKYFNDKGGINGTPIKLVFQDTSGDEAGAINAFQTLINKDKVVGIVGPTLSQQAFSADPVAERAKVPVLAASNTANKIPEIGDYVARVSAPVSVVAPNSIKAALKQNPNIKKVAVFFAQNDAFSKSETEIFQKTVKDQGLELVTVQKFQTSDTDFQSQATNAINLKPDLVIISGLAADGGNLVRQLRELGYKGLIVGGNGMNTSNIFPVCKALCDGVLIAQAYSPEHPGEINSTFRKAYTEQFKKEPPQFSAQAFAAVQVYVEALQAVDKKSKVAKLPLPQLRDELNKQILTGKYNTPLGEIAFTPVGEVVQKDFYVAQIKMDKDGSQGKFAFLK, from the coding sequence ATGAAAAAAACTGGTGCTTTGACAACTACATTTTTAGCTACTTTCACTATGCTGCTAACAGCCTGTGGTGGTGGTAATAGTGGTACAAATGTCGGCAATACTTCCTCAACTCAGACTGCAAATAATACTGGCTCAACAACGAACTCATCAGGTGCAATTCCTATTGGTATTGCTTTTGCTCAAACTAGTAATGTAGCTTTACTTGGTCAAGAACAAGTCGCCGGAGCGAGAATTGCTGAGAAGTATTTTAATGATAAAGGTGGTATTAACGGCACTCCAATTAAATTGGTGTTTCAAGATACTAGCGGTGATGAAGCAGGAGCAATTAACGCTTTTCAAACTTTAATTAATAAAGACAAAGTTGTTGGTATTGTCGGGCCTACTTTATCACAGCAAGCTTTTAGCGCTGACCCTGTTGCCGAGCGTGCTAAAGTACCAGTATTAGCAGCCTCGAATACTGCTAATAAAATTCCTGAAATAGGTGATTATGTAGCACGTGTTTCTGCGCCTGTTTCTGTGGTAGCACCTAATTCTATAAAAGCAGCACTCAAGCAAAATCCTAATATTAAAAAAGTTGCTGTTTTCTTCGCCCAAAATGATGCATTTAGTAAGTCAGAAACAGAAATTTTTCAGAAAACTGTTAAGGATCAGGGTTTGGAATTAGTAACAGTCCAAAAATTCCAAACTAGTGATACAGATTTTCAAAGCCAAGCTACAAATGCGATTAACCTGAAACCTGATTTAGTGATTATTTCTGGTTTAGCTGCTGATGGTGGGAATTTAGTTAGACAATTGCGAGAACTAGGTTATAAAGGTTTGATTGTTGGTGGTAATGGAATGAATACTTCTAACATTTTTCCAGTGTGTAAAGCACTATGTGACGGGGTATTAATTGCTCAAGCATATAGCCCAGAACATCCTGGTGAAATTAATTCGACATTTCGTAAAGCCTATACTGAACAATTTAAAAAAGAACCACCACAATTTAGTGCCCAAGCTTTTGCTGCAGTCCAAGTTTATGTAGAAGCACTCCAAGCTGTAGATAAAAAAAGCAAAGTTGCTAAATTACCTTTACCACAATTGCGGGATGAATTAAACAAACAAATACTAACTGGAAAGTACAATACCCCATTGGGAGAAATTGCTTTTACTCCTGTAGGTGAAGTTGT